In Prunus dulcis chromosome 1, ALMONDv2, whole genome shotgun sequence, the following are encoded in one genomic region:
- the LOC117612978 gene encoding kinesin-like protein KIN-7F, with protein MALEQQPMKEEKILVSVRLRPLNQKEKTKNDVSDWCVKNNTVLYNNSHPDRPMSPSAYSFDRVFGWECPTRKVYDEGAKEVALSAINGINSTIFAYGQTSSGKTYTMKGITDYAITDIYDYIEQHSDKEFVLKFSAMEIYNEAVKDLLSSDSGPLRLLDDPEKGTVIEKLSEEILRDQNHLQELLSICEAQRKIGETSLNETSSRSHQILRLTIESSAREYLGIESSSTLAATVNFVDLAGSERVSQALSAGARLKEGCHINRSLLTLGGVIRKLSKGRNGHVPYRDSKLTRILQNSLGGNARTAIICTMSPARSHVEQSKNTLFFASCAKEVSTNAKVNVVTSDKALVKQLQKELAKMEGALTSLTSKSMQEKELLLEQMNKEIKELTCQRDLAQSRVQNLLQSVGEGRAPRIGENSGSEESLDMGVKAYKSSDITDRPTLPNSSKHNRQLSESSDEFFLLDSSTPQFVGLDPCQGWEDIAQKSLAESEHFAQTSHTEPEDITERCHAEPENIAQRCQAEYEDIAQRCHAESEDIAQRCHAESEDIAQRCRAEASSTESEASCKEIRCISSMDQNTFDSFLPGSEVLMHEDVPSSSRTVPMQEDAASSSQTGDKELNHVNAEYEAMRLKIQELQRTINNLVTLAPIEQSPSSSESSSISLGMSRSRSCRAVVMSPSSFASNEAERNENATLAEGFPRWHSRSRQGAHSRNLSREDFPTSGLSGPSVTDGSGTRDHPDAEAIIEQDFPNKKPKVHRGDTSRSKYGGHSGKLPRKDSDQDSLLSVHMETEESREATGAEGIVEDLPRSSRGLRWKLFHKSKQTSEVGSSSRASSQLASVLSAPVAWKVIPNVSESDIEDNVSVLNFDEEQNEDKYEVQRGAGRRRHGRMDIGHCALRTHSNWRLDFETQRGLIIELWDACFVPLVHRAHFFLLYKGDPSDFLYLEVELRRLIIIKDTFSEGSNLKVRQALTPAASMKVLKREREMLSKKVHKRFTSKKEKERLYQKWGIRLNTKQRSLQLANLLWTSTMDIGHIRESAALVAKLVGLVEPLEAPKEILGLSFLSRPINKKSSIWRDSMSTL; from the exons ATGGCTCTGGAGCAGCAGCCTATGAAGGAAGAGAAAATTCTTGTTTCGGTTAGGTTGAGACCATTgaatcaaaaggaaaagaccAAGAACGATGTTTCAGATTGGTGCGTCAAAAATAACACCGTCCTGTACAACAATAGCCACCCTGATCGCCCCATGTCTCCCTCTGCTTATTCTTTTG ACAGAGTATTTGGATGGGAATGTCCCACTAGGAAGGTGTATGACGAGGGAGCTAAAGAGGTAGCTCTTTCAGCCATCAACGGCATCAACT CCACCATTTTTGCCTATGGACAAACAAGCAGTGGAAAAACATACACTATGAAAGGGATTACAGATTATGCAATTACAGATATATATGATTACATTGAGCAA CATAGTGATAAGGAGTTTGTGTTGAAGTTCTCTGCCATGGAGATCTATAATGAAGCTGTCAAAGACCTCCTCAGCTCTGACAGTGGTCCACTTAGGCTCCTAGACGATCCAGAG AAAGGGACTGTTATCGAGAAACTTTCAGAGGAGATTTTGAGAGACCAGAACCACCTGCAGGAACTTCTTTCCATCTGCGAAG CTCAAAGGAAGATAGGAGAGACCTCTCTGAATGAAACTAGCTCCAGATCTCATCAGATTTTGCGACTG ACAATTGAAAGTTCTGCTCGAGAATATCTAGGCATTGAAAGTTCAAGCACACTAGCAGCTACTGTG AATTTTGTTGATCTTGCGGGCAGCGAGCGTGTTTCTCAGGCATTATCAGCTGGTGCAAGATTGAAAGAAGGTTGCCACATAAATCGAAGTTTACTGACCCTAGGAGGTGTAATTCGCAAATTAAG CAAGGGAAGAAATGGACACGTACCTTACAGAGACTCTAAACTAACACGCATACTGCAAAATTCTTTGGGAGGCAATGCCAGGACAGCCATCATTTGCACTATGAGCCCTGCACGAAGTCATGTTGAGCAATCAAAAAACACCCTGTTCTTTGCAAGTTGTGCAAAAGAGGTGAGTACTAATGCAAAGGTCAATGTAGTAACATCAGATAAGGCCTTAGTAAAGCAATTGCAGAAAGAACTAGCAAAAATGGAAGGTGCATTGACGAGCTTAACATCAAAGTCAATGCAAGAGAAAGAACTTCTGCTTGAACAG ATGAATAAAGAGATAAAAGAATTGACTTGTCAACGTGATCTTGCCCAATCTCGGGTTCAGAATTTGTTACAGTCAGTTGGAGAGGGCCGAGCTCCAAGAATAGGTGAAAATTCAGGATCGGAGGAGTCATTAGACATGGGTGTAAAGGCATACAAATCATCTGATATTACTGATAGACCTACTTTACCTAATTCCAGCAAGCACAACCGACAGCTTTCTGAGAGTTCTGATGAATTCTTTCTGCTGGACAGTAGTACTCCACAGTTTGTTGGGCTTGATCCATGCCAGGGTTGGGAGGATATTGCACAAAAATCTCTTGCAGAGTCTGAACATTTTGCACAAACTTCTCATACAGAACCTGAAGATATTACAGAAAGATGTCATGCAGAACCTGAAAATATTGCGCAAAGATGTCAAGCAGAATATGAAGATATTGCACAAAGATGTCATGCAGAATCTGAAGATATTGCACAAAGATGTCATGCAGAATCTGAAGATATTGCACAAAGATGTCGTGCAGAAGCATCTAGTACAGAATCTGAAGCTAGCTGCAAGGAAATTAGATGCATATCAAGCATGGACCAGAACACTTTTGATTCGTTTTTACCTGGTTCTGAAGTTCTCATGCATGAAGATGTGCCTTCATCCTCACGGACAGTACCCATGCAGGAAGATGCAGCTTCATCCTCACAGACGGGAGATAAGGAGTTGAATCATGTTAATGCAGAGTATGAAGCGATGCGGCTAAAAATTCAGGAACTGCAAAGGACAATTAACAACCTTGTCACTCTTGCACCCATAGAACAATCTCCTTCTTCCTCTGAATCTAGCTCTATAAGCTTGGGTATGTCCAGAAGTCGAAGTTGCAGGGCAGTTGTCATGAGTCCATCTTCTTTTGCATCTAATGAGGCAGAACGAAACGAGAACGCAACACTTGCTGAAGGCTTTCCACGGTGGCACTCCAGATCAAGGCAAGGTGCCCACAGTAGAAATTTATCCAGGGAAGATTTTCCAACTTCTGGTCTGAGTGGTCCCTCGGTCACAGATGGCAGTGGCACCAGGGATCATCCTGACGCAGAGGCTATTATAGAGCAGGACTTTCCTAACAAAAAGCCAAAAGTCCATCGGGGGGATACTTCTCGATCCAAGTACGGTGGCCACAGTGGAAAGTTACCCAGAAAAGATTCTGATCAAGATTCTCTGTTGAGTGTTCACATGGAGACAGAGGAAAGCAGGGAGGCAACTGGTGCAGAGGGCATTGTTGAAGACTTGCCTAGAAGTTCAAGAGGCTTGAGGTGGAAGCTATTTCATAAATCAAAGCAAACTTCCGAAGTAGGTAGCTCATCCAGAGCGAGTTCTCAGTTAGCTTCTGTTTTGAGTGCTCCAGTGGCCTGGAAAGTTATCCCCAACGTTTCAGAGTCTGATATAGAGGATAACGTTAGTGTTCTCAATTTTGATGAGgaacaaaatgaagacaagTACGAG GTACAAAGAGGAGCAGGACGGAGGAGGCATGGTCGTATGGATATAGGGCATTGTGCTTTGAGAACCCATTCCAATTGGCGCCTTGATTTTGAGACACAGAGGGGACTAATAATTGAACTCTGGGATGCTTGCTTTGTGCCATTGGTTCACAGAGCCCATTTCTTCCTCCTTTACAAAGGCGATCCCTCTGACTTTCTCTACTTGGAGGTAGAGCTCAGAAGGTTGATCATTATCAAGGACACTTTCTCCGAGGGAAGCAATCTTAAAGTTCGTCAAGCTCTCACACCAGCTGCAAG TATGAAGGTTCTTAAGCGGGAGAGAGAAATGCTGAGTAAGAAAGTGCACAAGAGGTTCACatcaaagaaggaaaaagaaaggctCTACCAGAAGTGGGGCATTAGGCTGAACACAAAGCAGAGGAGCCTGCAGTTAGCGAACTTGCTATGGACGAGCACAATGGACATAGGCCATATAAGGGAGAGTGCAGCCCTTGTTGCAAAGTTGGTGGGGCTTGTTGAGCCACTTGAGGCTCCCAAGGAGATTCTTGGACTCAGCTTCTTATCCCGACCCATAAACAAGAAATCCTCCATCTGGAGAGACTCCATGTCTACTCTATAG
- the LOC117636808 gene encoding uncharacterized TPR repeat-containing protein At1g05150-like produces the protein MTTRGSRSEKVKRIFHQFDENHDGGLNRDEMAALVVAVNPRVKFSDEQINAILDEVFRTYGDFIDGEKGLTYEGLLRTYDDGAGDVDRDFDALGLELTLDETKASMASEASSSSIVDERLVESQKKQRTAAWAVSPNHGIVFDDTWKIVDDLEILVKRLKAKQAKDGKLKADNIDAFSDAGWSRELGPSSEISDKRVFWEESGHEYAAFVKELGVLRSRADGARSREQAFDGHMAIGRVLYEHQLFKEALVSFKRACELQPVDVRPHFRAGNCLYVLGRYKEAKDEFLLALEAAEAGGNQWAYLLPQIYVNLGIALEGEGMVLSACEYYREAAILCPTHFRALKLLGSALFGVGEYRAAVKALEEAIFMKPDYADAHCDLGSALHAMGDDDKAIVIFQKAIDLKPGHVDALYNLGGLYMDAGRFPRASEMYTRVLAVWPNHWRAQLNKAVSLLGARETEEAKKALKEALKMTNRVELHDAIAHLKQLQKKKVKGNGGANGEGSFVVVEPTKFRTVGERTTLRQDLANALEIRAFQRITRLSRCDVELLKKEMNDGDVPVSYSGTGVPQRSIRKPNLEEILRRLLDFLKPETFQGAVKAINERILSVFDDTGSGRVDLGMFFAVLAPICSGPPEKRKRVAFDALLWRPVNEGGGAQIRKVDATRYIKLLRAIYVPSHGVSEMLELHGEDLSMMSFTEFLVMFDDTDWGFGIMSTLLKLETGDRNRHGNRICSVCRYPIIGSRFKEIKSHFSLCNQCYSEGKVPPAHKQEEYKFREYGSEAEAMKDKCKCFTLQSHSDP, from the coding sequence ATGACAACGAGAGGGAGCAGATCAGAGAAGGTCAAGAGGATTTTCCACCAATTCGATGAAAACCATGACGGAGGTCTCAACAGAGACGAAATGGCCGCGCTCGTTGTGGCGGTAAACCCTAGGGTCAAGTTCAGCGACGAGCAGATCAATGCCATTCTCGACGAGGTCTTCCGGACCTACGGTGACTTCATCGACGGTGAGAAGGGCCTCACCTATGAGGGCCTCTTGCGGACCTACGACGACGGTGCCGGTGACGTGGACCGTGACTTCGACGCGCTCGGTTTGGAGCTCACCTTGGACGAGACCAAAGCTTCCATGGCCTCCGAGGCCTCGTCGTCCTCGATAGTCGACGAACGCCTCGTTGAGTCGCAAAAGAAGCAGAGAACGGCGGCCTGGGCGGTGTCACCCAACCACGGGATCGTGTTCGACGACACGTGGAAGATTGTCGACGATTTAGAGATTTTGGTGAAGAGGTTGAAGGCGAAGCAAGCCAAAGATGGGAAATTGAAAGCCGACAATATCGACGCTTTTTCCGATGCCGGGTGGTCTAGAGAATTGGGACCTTCTTCAGAGATTTCGGATAAAAGGGTATTTTGGGAAGAGTCTGGGCACGAGTATGCTGCGTTTGTTAAAGAATTGGGGGTGTTAAGGAGCCGAGCCGATGGAGCAAGGTCACGTGAGCAGGCCTTCGATGGTCACATGGCGATTGGGAGGGTTCTGTATGAGCACCAGCTGTTCAAAGAGGCGTTGGTGAGTTTCAAGAGGGCTTGTGAATTGCAACCAGTGGATGTGAGGCCACATTTCAGAGCTGGGAACTGCTTGTATGTTCTTGGCAGATACAAAGAGGCTAAAGATGAGTTTTTGTTGGCGCTCGAGGCGGCGGAGGCCGGTGGGAACCAGTGGGCTTATTTGCTTCCACAGATTTATGTGAATCTCGGGATTGCGCTTGAAGGTGAAGGTATGGTTTTAAGTGCTTGTGAGTATTATAGAGAAGCTGCAATTCTTTGTCCAACTCATTTTAGAGCTTTGAAACTTTTGGGTAGTGCTCTTTTTGGGGTTGGGGAATATAGAGCGGCTGTCAAGGCCTtggaggaagccatttttaTGAAACCGGACTATGCCGATGCGCATTGTGATTTGGGTTCGGCTTTGCATGCCATGGGTGACGATGATAAGGCAATTGTGATCTTTCAGAAAGCCATTGATTTGAAACCTGGTCATGTAGATGCTTTGTACAATTTGGGTGGGCTTTATATGGATGCTGGCAGATTTCCGAGAGCTTCTGAGATGTATACTAGGGTTTTAGCTGTGTGGCCCAACCATTGGCGTGCTCAGCTTAACAAGGCTGTGTCCTTGTTAGGAGCTCGGGAAACTGAGGAAGCTAAGAAGGCTTTGAAGGAAGCATTGAAAATGACCAACAGGGTTGAATTACATGATGCCATTGCACATTTGAAGCAGctgcagaagaagaaggtgaagGGGAATGGGGGTGCCAATGGGGAGGGTTCGTTTGTCGTTGTGGAACCTACAAAATTTAGGACAGTTGGCGAGAGGACTACATTGAGGCAAGACTTGGCCAATGCACTTGAGATTAGGGCCTTTCAGAGGATTACCAGGTTGAGTCGTTGTGATGTGGAGTTGCTTAAGAAGGAAATGAATGATGGCGATGTACCTGTTTCGTATTCTGGTACTGGTGTTCCTCAGAGATCCATACGCAAGCCTAACTTGGAAGAAATTCTCCGCAGGTTACTTGATTTCCTAAAACCAGAGACTTTTCAAGGAGCTGTTAAAGCCATAAACGAGAGGATACTCTCCGTCTTTGATGATACGGGCTCAGGCAGAGTGGACTTGGGCATGTTTTTTGCTGTTCTGGCTCCTATTTGCAGTGGCCCGCCAGAAAAGCGCAAACGAGTTGCATTTGATGCGCTCTTGTGGCGTCCTGTGAACGAAGGTGGTGGTGCTCAGATAAGAAAAGTCGATGCCACAAGATATATCAAACTGTTGAGAGCCATATATGTTCCTTCCCATGGGGTTAGTGAGATGCTGGAACTCCATGGAGAAGATCTTTCCATGATGTCTTTCACAGAGTTTCTTGTCATGTTTGATGACACAGATTGGGGTTTTGGTATCATGTCCACGTTGTTGAAGCTTGAAACTGGGGACAGGAACCGTCACGGCAACCGTATCTGCTCGGTCTGCCGCTATCCGATTATTGGGTCCCGTTTTAAGGAGATAAAATCTCATTTCAGTTTGTGTAATCAATGCTACAGCGAGGGAAAGGTGCCTCCTGCCCATAAGCAGGAAGAGTACAAATTCAGAGAATATGGAAGTGAGGCTGAAGCCATGAAAGACAAGTGCAAGTGCTTCACATTGCAATCCCATAGTGACCCATAG
- the LOC117616430 gene encoding protein LTV1 homolog — MGRKKKFIDKKKSATFQLLARDSSDPNYDYSPGSDRVFIRVDNSSYAVDALFPEDNPHDASGAGGYDDDPNSIFADAPEDDGGGQDYGQVSGYSAAPSAPQPLPDLVRREILELGFPDDGYNYLLHMREIRSTSTVYHNSKAKLDQLPHDVKAYDASRVRISENEAPNEKVIYSVASKTVNVRLQKAADPEVSALLDDSDLSRFGSDIEDLEEDFVVQANLPAEKEEEEEDVCVDNGQNIVEQSENKNVRNETNGVGTNNVEGAKDNSVAEKPRVHRLLDEQFDLLVSQEYASDDDNDDDYGYVAEEDETLAEKLKHATLNGHARDDLELDGGYKAPADLLRDNETVKTKELVDSASEVIRRCAEYAEKYENEDKDADLVIVEESSDESEVWDCETIVSTYSNLDNHPGKIEAPGVARRKKLSETVSGALGSANHVITLRGKERLPVDFLPHSKKPATEKVKDMGALKTEQQKRKQHGMESKEEKKERKAAVKEERRVARRTKKEIKELYKGEAQHAQRVAAISGPSSIHLM, encoded by the exons atgggcagaaagaagaaattcaTCGACAAGAAAAAGTCGGCGACCTTCCAATTACTCGCCCGGGACTCGTCCGATCCCAACTACGATTACTCACCCGGCAGCGACCGAGTCTTTATCCGAGTTGACAACAGCAGCTACGCCGTTGATGCCTTATTCCCTGAAGATAATCCTCACGACGCCTCCGGTGCCGGCGGATACGACGACGATCCCAATTCGATATTCGCTGATGCACCTGAGGATGACGGCGGTGGGCAGGACTATGGTCAAGTTTCCGGGTACTCGGCGGCGCCATCAGCACCTCAGCCATTGCCGGACCTCGTTAGGAGGGAGATTCTGGAGCTAGGGTTTCCTGACGACGGTTACAACTACTTGCTACATATGAGGGAGATTAGGAGTACTTCTACAGTTTATCACAATTCCAAAGCTAAGCTCGATCAGCTTCCTCATGATGTAAAG GCATATGATGCTTCAAGAGTGCGCATTTCTGAAAATGAGGCTCCGAATGAGAAGGTGATTTACAGTGTGGCTTCTAAGACGGTTAATGTAAGGCTTCAGAAAGCGGCTGATCCAGAAGTATCTGCATTGCTTGATGATAGTGATCTTTCACGGTTTGGTTCTGATATTGAGGACTTGGAAGAAGATTTCGTTGTTCAGGCTAACCTTCCCGCagaaaaggaggaggaggaggaggatgtgTGTGTAGATAATGGGCAAAATATTGTTGAGCAATCTGAGAACAAAAATGtgagaaatgaaacaaacGGAGTTGGAACAAATAACGTTGAGGGAGCAAAGGATAACTCTGTGGCTGAAAAGCCACGAGTTCATCGCCTCTTGGACGAGCAATTTGATTTA cttGTGAGTCAGGAATATGCCAGTGATGACgacaatgatgatgattatggCTATGTagctgaagaagatgagaCCCTTGCAGAGAAGCTCAAACATGCCACCCTGAATGGCCATGCGAGGGATGACTTAGAACTGGATGGCGGTTATAAGGCCCCTGCAGATTTGCTGCGTGATAATGAGACAGTAAAAACGAAAGAGCTAGTGGACTCTGCTAGTGAGGTTATTCGGCGCTGTGCCGAGTATGCTGAGAAATATGAGAATGAAGATAAAGATGCAGACTTGGTCATTGTGGAGGAATCTAGTGATGAATCAGAAGTGTGGGACTGTGAGACCATTGTTTCTACATATTCAAATCTTGATAACCACCCTGGGAAAATCGAAGCTCCAGGAGTAGCTAGAAGGAAGAAGCTTTCTGAAACCGTTTCTGGAGCCTTGGGTTCTGCCAATCATGTGATAACCCTTCGAGGGAAAGAGAGGCTGCCTGTGGACTTCTTGCCTCATAGTAAAAAACCTGCTACAGAGAAGGTGAAAGATATGGGTGCCTTGAAAACTGAGCAGCAGAAAAGGAAGCAACATGGTATGGAGTcaaaggaggagaagaaagagcGAAAG GCTGCTGTCAAGGAGGAAAGGCGTGTAGCACGCCGtaccaagaaagaaataaaggaaCTTTACAAGGGTGAAGCACAGCATGCTCAGAGAGTTGCTGCTATATCTGGCCCTTCTTCTATTCATCTTATGTGA
- the LOC117616127 gene encoding transmembrane and coiled-coil domain-containing protein 4-like — MSIYRSVKLKPSSWSANLNLVRFRCSASLKVKPSANMEAPILTPTHKYAAGALFALALHQSQIHQARPSTPPLPSLEKETISEGASIGKTVSVSDNSDLWIHENSGLIYPVFRFLGVDEQSWKGIKETAGSSSQVRHHVGALMTLLSEGTTDGPSSEKTDKECALTKTVDAMALSEEESSVHSAENPVDSEYEAKCRERYEVPETKPVSEVSAKPYEIIKRTSSQSSTEEKVPDVSEPLEEPVEEGNLISYERKVTVLFALLSACVADNTEDGNKCSKVRKGYDARHRVALRLLAAWLGVEWLKMEVMEVMVACSYMASIKEVTNEDKTKTSEISWEEMKRGGMIGAAALTGGTLMAITGGLAAPAIAQGLGALAPALGGIIPAIGASGFAAAATATGSVTGSLAVAASFGAAGAGLTGNKMARRTGSIEEFEFRTIGNYDQGRLAVGILVSGLVFEDEDFIRPWEGQNENLERYALWWESKNLIALSTAIQDWLTSRIALELMKEGAMMTVLNTLLAAFAMPATLVTASDLIDSKWAVAVDRSDKAGKMLAEVLLKGLQGNRPVTLIGFSLGARVVFKCLQCLAETEGDNAGLVERVVLLGAPISIEEENWTDARKMVAGRFVNAYSISDWTLGIAFRASLLSQGLGGIQPVDVPGIENVDVTQLVEGHSSYLWKTKQILEQLELDSYYPVFRTTLKPQEDNSCVN; from the exons ATGAGCATATATCGGTCGGTTAAATTGAAACCCTCGTCTTGGTCTGCAAATTTGAATCTTGTGCGTTTCCGATGCTCTGCGAGTTTGAAAGTAAAACCGTCAGCAAATATGGAAGCACCGATTCTCACGCCGACGCATAAATACGCAGCGGGAGCTCTGTTCGCGCTGGCGCTTCACCAGTCTCAGATACACCAAGCTCGGCCATCAACTCCTCCTTTACCTTCTCTTGAAAAAGAGACCATCAGCGAAGGTGCGAGCATCGGCAAGACCGTCTCGGTTTCGGACAATTCCGACCTTTGGATCCACGAGAATTCTGGTTTGATTTATCCCGTTTTCCG GTTTTTAGGAGTGGATGAACAATCCTGGAAGGGGATAAAGGAAACTGCAGGATCTTCCTCACAAGTTAGGCATCATGTAGGAGCG TTGATGACCTTATTATCAGAGGGAACTACTGATGGGCCTTCTTCGGAAAAAACGGACAAGGAATGCGCTTTGACAAAAACCGTTGATGCCATGGCTCTTAGTGAGGAAGAGTCTTCTGTTCATTCAGCAGAAAACCCTGTGGATTCTGAATATGAAGCTAAATGCCGCGAAAGATATGAAGTTCCTGAGACGAAACCGGTGTCTGAGGTTTCTGCAAAGCCTTATGAGATTATAAAGAGGACAAGTTCTCAGTCATCCACTGAAGAAAAAGTACCAGATGTATCTGAACCCCTTGAGGAACCTGTGGAAGAGGGAAACCTGATCAGTTACGAGAGGAAAGTAACTGTTCTTTTTGCACTTCTTTCAGCCTGTGTGGCAGATAATACTGAAGATGGTAATAAATGTTCCAAAGTGCGGAAGGGTTATGATGCTCGACACCGTGTGGCATTGCGGCTGCTGGCAGCGTGGCTTGGGGTTGAGTGGCTAAAAATG GAAGTTATGGAGGTGATGGTTGCTTGTTCTTATATGGCTTCAATAAAAGAAGTTACTAATgaagacaaaacaaaaacttcagAAATCTCATGGGAGGAAATGAAGCGGGGAGGTATGATTGGTGCAGCTGCTTTAACTGGAGGAACCTTGATGGCTATCACTGGAG GCCTAGCTGCTCCTGCAATTGCGCAGGGATTGGGTGCTCTAGCTCCTGCATTAGGTGGTATTATCCCTGCAATTGGAGCAAGTGGCTTCGCTGCTGCAGCAACTGCCACAGGGTCTGTTACTGGCTCTCTTGCTGTTGCTGCATCATTTGGAG CTGCTGGAGCTGGACTTACGGGGAACAAAATGGCTAGAAGGACTGGCAGCATTGAAGAATTTGAGTTCAGAACAATTGGAAATTATGATCAAGGA CGGCTAGCAGTGGGAATTTTGGTTTCTGGACTTGTTTTTGAGGATGAAGATTTTATAAGGCCTTGGGAAGgtcaaaatgaaaacttggaaag GTATGCCCTCTGGTGGGAGTCTAAGAATTTGATTGCATTGAGCACTGCAATCCAAGACTGGCTTACTTCAA GAATTGCCTTAGAGTTGATGAAAGAAGGTGCCATGATGACTGTATTAAACACCCTTCTAGCAGCATTTGCTATGCCGGCAACATTGGTTACAGCATCTGATCTTATAGATAGCAAATGGGCAGTTGCAGTGGACAG ATCAGACAAAGCTGGGAAGATGCTTGCTGAAGTGTTGTTGAAGGGACTGCAAGGAAACAG GCCTGTGACGCTCATAGGGTTCTCGCTGGGGGCCAGAGTAGTTTTCAAATGTCTCCAATGCTTGGCTGAAACAGAAGGGGATAATG CTGGTCTTGTAGAAAGGGTTGTTCTGCTTGGAGCACCAATTtcaattgaagaagaaaactggACGGATGCTAGAAAG ATGGTGGCCGGTAGATTTGTGAATGCTTATTCTATAAGCGACTGGACACTGGGAATTGCCTTTCGTGCGAG CTTACTTTCTCAAGGTTTAGGTGGAATTCAACCTGTTGATGTTCCTGGGATTGAGAAT GTTGATGTGACGCAACTTGTTGAAGGCCATTCTTCTTATCTTTGGAAGACAAAACAGATCTTGGAGCAGCTTGAACTTGACTCTTACTACCCTGTTTTCAGAACAACACTCAAACCCCAGGAAGATAATAGTTGTGTAAATTAG
- the LOC117617965 gene encoding glycine-rich protein 2-like codes for MAIVDLKADNNTTTSQGNATSSSLAVAEIPSGGNGQVRNETAPSYTNQVVINNKNKHQGRGGSGGSGGGGGGGGGGYSWGWGGGGGGGGGGRGRGRGGGGGGGGGGGGGGWGWGGGGGGAGWWKWGCGGGKGRGKRKFDEADYAVGEFAQCMRKGRCKGMRLDCPLHCGGPCYYDCQYMCKAHCKRRRS; via the exons ATGGCCATTGTTGATTTGAAAGCTGATAATAATACTACTACGTCTCAAGGCAATGCTACTTCTTCTTCATTAGCTGTCGCTGAAATTCCTTCCGGGGGAAATGGACAAGTAAGAAACGAGACTGCTCCTTCTTACACTAATCAAGTTgttatcaacaacaaaaacaagcatcaaggaagaggaggaagcGGTGGCAGCGGAGGTGGTGGAGGCGGAGGTGGAGGAGGCTACTCATGGGGATGGggaggaggtggtggcggtggtggaggtggaagaggaagaggaagaggaggaggaggtggtggtggtggtggtggcggaggTGGCGGGTGGGGGtggggaggaggaggaggaggggctGGTTGGTGGAAATggggttgtggtggtggtaaAGGAAGAG GGAAGAGGAAGTTTGATGAGGCTGATTATGCGGTGGGGGAGTTTGCACAGTGCATGCGCAAAGGCCGGTGTAAAGgcatgagattagattgccCTCTTCACTGCGGAGGGCCTTGCTACTATGACTGCCAATATATGTGCAAGGCTCACTGCAAACGACGTCGTTCCTGA